A stretch of DNA from SAR324 cluster bacterium:
TTCCGCCTTTTTTACCATTGTTTCAAAGTGCTGTCGGTGAGACGATTCAGCAATCGTTGCGGCAACTGGGTCTGAGCAGGATTCATGTTCGCAACATTAAAATCGCGGTGGACCGCATCACACAACTGGTCAAGGCGTTCAAGCATCACGCCCGGCTTGATTCATCGCAATGGATTGAAACAGATCTGAAACATGATCTGGAAAACACAATGGTGATCCTGCGGAATAAATGGAAACACGGCATTATCGTCCACAGGGAATATGCCGAATTGCCCCCGGTACGCTGTAATGCGGATCAACTCAATCAGGTATGGACCAATCTGATACACAATGCCATTCAGGCCATGAATGGGAAAGGGGAACTGATTATACGGCTTCAACGAGATCAGGAACGGGTGTTTGTGGAAATTGAAGACAGCGGACCTGGCATCCCTCATGAAATCCAGAACCGGATTTTTGAGCCGTTTTTCACCACCAAAGCCAAAGGTGAAGGCACTGGTCTGGGTTTGAGCATCTGCAAAGAAATCATCGAACGGCATCAAGGCTTGATTCGGGTGGACTCTGTTCCGGGAAAAACCTGTTTTCATGTCGAGATTCCACTGACTATGCAAGAGGACTCTGAAAAATAATTTCATCAACATAATGTTGGACTTTGAACATTTTACACCTGTGGGCAGTGGTTCCAAAATCTCTTGATTTCAGCTTCATTGGGAGGTTATCGGAGCCTTCCCCTAAATCCGTTATCATCAGAAGAACTCAACAACCCTTCCATCCCTCAGTGTTTTTTGCATTGCTCCAGCATGTGGCTCAATTGCTGTTTGGTGCTGGAATGTTCCGGCATGTGTTGCAATACAAATTCTACGGTGCCGAAAATGAGGGCCATTTTCGGTTTTTCCGGAAACGTGGGCAACGATAAATATCGATCCATCGTTCGGCTACTGAGGGAGCCATTGGCGTGTTTAGTCACATTCCACATCCCGGATTTCAAGGCCAGGTCGCCTTTCTTTTCCCCTGTGAGATTTTCCCAGCACAACACAGCCATGTTCAACGTATTCACCAGCAGTTGACGATGATGGCCACTCTTCCGGGAATGATCCGCTACGCCCCCGGAAGAGGGTTCACTGACGATTTTCAGTTTCTTGCTGTATTCATGGGCCCGCTCCACTCGCGCCAGTAAATCCCTCAGTTCAAACGGTTTGATGAGATAGTCCGTGGCGCCGAGCCTCAGGGCTTCTTCCAGGTCCCGGGCCTGATCCCTGGCCGATATGACCAGAATGGGGATATAGCGGAACCGCTCCATTTCACGAAAATGGGCAATCAGCCGTAATCCGGCATCGGTTCCAGAGGGCATCATCAGATCGGTAATGATGAGATGCGGCATCGGGATACGGTCCAGCATCCGGAGGGTGTCCTCGTAATCCTCGGCTTCCCACACGCGAGCCTGGGCATAGGTCGTCAAATCGATCTTGAGTCCCAGACGGGTGTCGGGATTGTCCTCGATCAGCAAAATGCGTTTTTGTTGTTTCATGCTTCCTGTTGCCAAAGTTTGAGAGAAAACCAGAAGGTCGAACCTTCTCCTTTCACGGATTCCACGCCAATCCGTCCGTTCATCTGTTTCAGGCGGGCCTGAACAATCGCCAATCCCAACCCGGTCCCCGGAGTGCCAAGCACATCCTGAGCCCTGCGAAAACGAGTGAAAAGAGTTTTCAAGGCGTGTTCATCCATGCCGATGCCGGTATCCTTCACTTTAAAAATCACTTCCTGATCCGCACGTTCACAACTCAGGGTGATCCGTCCGGATGGGGTGTATTGATAGGCATTGGTGATCAGATTGCACAGAATATCTTCCAGATAAAAAGGATTGGCCCAAACTTCAAGCTCTTGATCTGTCGGGCAGTAGCTCAAAATCACTTCCGGTTTCCTCAGCAGTTCCGTCAGACTCAAGGCCTGTTGAACAATCAGATCCACGTTCACCGGAAACAATTCGACAGGCAGATCCTCCCGGAGTTTGGAGAGTTCCAGAAACTGGGCAATCAATCGTGCCATTTTCCGGGCATTCTGTTCCAGAATATCCAGGTAACGCCGTTGAGAGATTTTGGGACGGACACACTGCACGCCATCCGTCAGAAATCGGGAAAACCGGACGATGTTGTCCACTGGGGTTCGCAATTCATGAGAAATGTTTTGCAAAAACTCCTGTCGGGCCTGCAACTCTTTTTTTCGTTCAGTGATATCCCGTAAAATCAGTAGCCACGAATCCTCCGGCATTTGCCGCAACGGGGCGGCATGGGCTTCGATCGCCTTACGATCCGTGGGAGTGCGGATGATGATTTCAAACGGAACACCGGCCTGGATCTGTTGATGGAACCATTCCACCGGTTGTTCAATCCCGGACAGGTCCAGCCATTCCAGAAAGGACTCTGGAGGCACATCTGCTTCCACAAGACGGGTTGCGGCGGAATTATAGAACAGGACCAGCCCTTGTTGGATCAGGACCACGCCATCCGGGGATTTTTCCACCAGTCGGGCATAGCGTTCCTGACTCTGCTTCAACGCTTCGGAGGTTCGCCACAAATCCTGATAACGGATGGACAGTTCCTGATCCATGGATTCACGAATCTTATCCGCGTTGCTGAGTTTTTCCTCCTGAACCGTGATCTCTTTTGCCAGTTGTTGCCGGGAACGTTCGACCTTCAGGAATTTTCTGAAAACATACCAGAACAGCGCCCCCAGCAGACTCAACCCGATGCCGCCGCGAAACCACCAGGTTCGCCAATAAGGAGGAATGACAGTGACAGTGATTTTCCGGTCAGTCCAGACATCATTGGAATTGCTCCCACGGACCAGAAGGGTATGGCGGCCTCCCGGCAAATGAGGATAAAACCCATAACGTCTGGTGCCGCTGTCATGCCAGGCGGTGTCGATCCCATCCAGAAAATAGGACAACCGGTTCTTTTCGGGATTGGTATATTCCAGCACCGAAAATTCAAATTCCATCGAGTCCTCGGGCCATTGCAGAATAATATGGTCCTGTTGATAGAGGGGGAGTCTGGAGGGTTCTCCATTGATTTTCAGGGAGGTCATGACCACTTGGGGGGGATGGCTGTTTTCTTTCATCCGCAACGGAACCACCCGATTGAGACCATTGAGGCCGCCAAACCAGAGGATACCATCGGGCTGACGGGCATGAGCGAAATAATAGAACACATTGTCCTGCAATCCGTCTTCCTTGAAATAGTTGTGAAACCTCTGAATTTGCGGATCAAACCGGGAAAGACCGTTTTTGGTGCTGATCCAGAGCAATCGATCCTGCCCTTCATAAATTCCATAGGCATTGTTCACCGGCAAACCATCCCCGGTCGAAAAATTTTGAAACATCCCGGTTTCCGGAAAAAACCGGCTCAAACCGCTTTCGGTTCCCAGCCACATCCTGCCGATGCTGTCCGAGGAGACCATGTTCACCTGATCATCCGCCAGACTGTTCGCCGCCTGTGGATCATGCCGATACTGCCTGAAGGTCTGGCGCTGTTTATCAAAAACCAGCAGGCCGTTCCCTTGGGATCCCAGCCAAAGGCGTCCTTGAGAGTCTTCATGAATACGATTGATTTTATTGGAATTGACTGTTTGCGGCAGAAAATTTTGAGGAAGAAATGCGCTGAATTGTTGAGTTTGCGTATCCACTCGCACCAAACCGCTTTCATATCCGGC
This window harbors:
- a CDS encoding response regulator; translation: MKQQKRILLIEDNPDTRLGLKIDLTTYAQARVWEAEDYEDTLRMLDRIPMPHLIITDLMMPSGTDAGLRLIAHFREMERFRYIPILVISARDQARDLEEALRLGATDYLIKPFELRDLLARVERAHEYSKKLKIVSEPSSGGVADHSRKSGHHRQLLVNTLNMAVLCWENLTGEKKGDLALKSGMWNVTKHANGSLSSRTMDRYLSLPTFPEKPKMALIFGTVEFVLQHMPEHSSTKQQLSHMLEQCKKH